AGATTTAAGAGTTGTCCAGTAGAATGGAGTGAAAAAGGATTCTAGGCTTTGAGGTCAAATGGAATAGGAGTTTCCATCTTTGCTCTACCACTTATTAAAGTGGCCCTGAGCAAGTTAACTGCGGTGATTAAACTCTAGAATGTGTAAAGCACTTTGTGCGGGcctagcacacagcaggcactcaggAAGTGACTTGTAGGTGTCATCCCCACTGGCATACCACTAGGGAAAGCCACCAGTCAAGAAGAAAACCAAGGTATACCCTGGGTAGCTCCTTTTAACTGCCCAGATGGAGACAAAGATCCCTGGTAAAAGAcccaaacacaaagaaacagaaatgaaagaaaaactatttattaaaaaaaaaaaaaaaaagtagtctctGGGAACGGAGGGTTAGTCCATGCGGGCCTTCAGTGTCCTGGTGGTGATTTTGTCCTTCTCACTACAGAGGGAGAAAGTCACAAAACATCTGTACCATTCTAGACTGCAAAACAAAGAGCTGTGCTGCCAACTCTCGGTGGAAGCGTCTTGCTCGTGTTACATTAGCATTAGCTTGTCTGCCTGGCCTGGgatgaggaaggggagaaaggaaaaatggggaGCCTAGTGAAGGATGTCCACAGCTGGAACCATCAGGAGTCCAAGTGATTCCGGGCCTGGCAGCGCAGCCCTCAGAGAAGGGCAGGGGATCCCCCAGGCCCAGAGAACAAGGAGGTGTGTGGTGTTTCGTCCCCAAGAACATAAAGGACCCGAGTGGTAAATTCTCTGTATCAGCCCCAGTCTGCTTTTCATGATAATTAAGCAAGCTATCCTTAACAAAAGGGTCCAAATGCTTACTTTGGGATGCACCCAAGGAAAGCTATCGGGAGGACCTCTATTTCATCCAACCAGGATCCTGGTGACAGCTCCAGAATTACTAAGGGGGAAAGGGAATGGCAGGGAAGAAGCTGGCTGGGCTGGAAAATCCATTCCCAGAGCTCAGGACATCACCCAGATGTGCCTCAGAATGTCACCCGGAGGCAGGAGCTGGGCGAGGAGGGAGTCCCTTAGAGTTCTAATCAATCTGCAGGAGTTCTGCTGTGGCTCATCCCAACACAGGTCCCTGAGACCTTGGGGACACTTAGGAAAGAAATGTCCACTGTGAGCAAGTGGGAAGAAACTCAGGGTCATGGAGCTTCACCTGACAGAGGCCAGGGGACCCAGGAGAGGCTCCCTGTTGCCACCCTTGGAGAGGCACAGATTTCTATCCCAAGCCTGCCACAACTGCCTTTCCTTCCTCACACCTGATTAGGGAGGTGGGAAGATCGGGTGTTTGTTGGGGAGAGGCAGGTGTCTGCAAAGCTTCTAGACTTCTCCCAACTCATACTCACATGATGTGGACAATGACTCCCATGCCTGACACCGCATCCCGATCCACAGCATTCAGCATGGCTTGTGAGATGGTTTCAAACAGGTGTTCTGGGTCCTGCCAACAGAGCAAAAGCTTCAGACTCAGAGCGTTGGACCCTAACTGGGTTTGACCCCTTAATTCTCTTTTTATGGGCTCAAGGTACCCCCACTCTGCCTATCCCTGTGCCTGAAGTGAGGGATGGTTTCCTGGATGTGGGAAGCCCCTGAGCTCCTCCAAAGAAAGCAGGGAATGTAAGGGAAAGTGAAGGAGAATTCAAGCCCTGAACTTCCTCCACTAACCAGCAGTGACCGGGGCAAATCACATGTCCCTTCACTAAGCTCaatctcttctgtaaaataaggagAATCCCTGTTCAACTTCCATGTGCCTTACGAGTTGTCTATGGGCTCTCCTCCTGGGTGTCACAGGTATGTCAGAACCTGTCCACGAACCCACACCCCTCACAAACCTGTTCCTTCCACATCCTCCATCTTGGTTAGCTTGGCTAGAAAACTCCGATATCTCCATTATCTCACCACTCTCAACTGTTGAGGTGACCAAATCCTCTGGACTCTGGCTGCCCCTGACCTCCGACTCCCTCTCCCAACGACCTTTGCTCAGGTCTCACTCAGTGCCTCCTACAGGTGACCACGAAGCCTACAAAGCCTACGGCATCTACCTGCAGGCTCTGGATCCTGATTGCCTTTGATATCAAGCGCTAGGAAGAAGTTCAAGCTCTTTGGCACGGCATTCAAGGCCTTCTGAAGTCTCACCCCACATTTGGCCCACACTGCAGCAGCCACAGCAAGTTCTCCATCAGAGAACACACCTGGCCCCTCCAGTAACTTCCCACAGGCTGTTTCTTCTGCAAGCCAGGCCCTTTTCGCTTCCCTGATTCCTGGCAAACTGCATTTTAACACCAATTCGGGTGTCTGTCTTGCTTCATTAGCTTGCAGTAAACCCGTGAAGACAAAACTCCCTGGTCCCCAGGGCCCGGCAGCGCTGGCACGAGAGCCAGCCCTCACTATCAGGCACCATTCCAGTTTTCATGTCTTCCTCACACCACTCCCCCTAAAGTAGGCTGCGTTATCATCCCCGTCTTAACAGCAGGGGCAGTGGAGGCACAAAAAGGTAAAACGACTTACCTAAGAACAGAACTAAGTTACAGGTGGGTCCAGGTTTCCAATCCAGACAACCTGGCTCTGGAGCCCATTCTGTTGAGCTTCCTCTAACCCTACACCTGTTAAACGTCTATTTGATGAATGTAAACCCAAGGTCAGAAACTATCTTTTGTTGCAGCAAATATCTGACTGGGGTCTCCTAACGAAAGATGCTCTCCCCTGGAGCTGGCCTGCATCAAGCCCTGGCAGATGGGGTTTCTGGAAACCCTCGCAAGGCCCGGCAGCACTTGCTCTCTCCCATGTCTCCTCTTATTACATGCCACACAAACACGTTTCCCCCTGATGGCCAAGGGGTGGACAGCTCCGAGCCTAGCCCTACTCCATGCCACCAACttaccatgttgggctcccagagGGACTCGCACATCCCATACATTTGTTCGGAGCAGGTGCCACTGACCACAAAGTCATCAGTCACCATGGGGCAGCCGATGAGGTCTAGAGAGCAGATGAAGGGCTTAAAGGTCTTTGGGTCCAACCCAGCGATGACTGGCTCTGTGTAGTAGGGGCCAAACCTGTAAGAGCCAGGAGCAGAGAGAAGCCACAGCTCAAGAACATTTGCTTTCCTGCTCAGGCCTACTCAGACAAGGCCCCAGCTCAGACCCGGGGAGGAACACAGAGGGCCTATCTGGGAAGATCCACTTTCCCAAcgtcagcttttatttattttatttttttaaaagattttatttatttatttatgagagacagagagacagagaaaggcagagacgcaggcagagggagaagcaggctccatgcacggagtcgatgtgggactccaggatcatgccccaacctgaaggccgtgctaaactgctgagccacccaggctgccctgttttgttttgtttttaactctatatacccaacatggggcttgaactcaaagaccccaagattaagagtcacctgctgtgggacgcctggatggctcagcagttgagcgtttgccttcggctcagggcgtgatcctggagtcccggggtcgagtcccacatcagctccctgcatggagcctgcttctccctctgcccgtgtcactgccccctctctctgtgtctctcatgaataaataaataaaatcttaaaaaaaaaaaaaaaaagtcacctgctctaccaactgagccagccaggtgcttctCCATACAGCCAGCTTTGGTTcacccttccccacctcctggcATCTGAAAATGCTCTAAGACTTCTTTTCCCTGACACTTGCCTTCATATCCTCCTCACGTCTGACCCTCTCTTCCACTCTTTTTTGGGGGAATTCCGATTTCTTCTCATCTTCCTTATCCTCACCAAAGTCCTACCACCATTCAATTCTCTATTCATACATCTATCTATACCTCTACTCCTTTAGAAAGCAGCTTTGAAGCAGTTCataagaaaaacactgaaaaataaaatgaaaccatgaaAACAGAGACACTCAGACCGAATCCAAAGTTTTGTTGTGAGTCTCCTGGCAGGCAAGGCAAAGGACACTCATTGAGTTGGGTTATTTCCTTGTCTGCCTGTGCCGACAAGGAAATAGGAGATTATCAGTTACTTGTTCTAGGGGGATGCTtagatggctcagtagttgagtgtccgcctttggctcagggtgtgatcctgatcctaggatcaagtcctgcatcgagtcccgcgtcgagctcctgatggggagcctgcttctccctctgcctgtgtctcagcctctgggtattgctcatgaataaataaaatctaaaacaaaaacaaaaacaaaaacccaaaaccttgTTCTAGATCCTGAGCTTCGAGAAGAATTAATCTCTGGAATCTCTCTAGAGAATactcagaaactaaaaaaaaaaaaacctcagaaactAATGACCACTATTCTCAATAGAAACAGTAACTAAGATGTTTTGTCTTTACTTATCCAAGTCTTATACCAGTTCTCAGTAATATCTAAGAGTATGACCTTCAATTACAGCTctacaaaagaaaattctaaagacaaAAACCTAGTTAATTGTAACATGAAGGGGTTGAGATAGTGTGCTTTGAACCCTTATTTCTTGAACAGATGCCTGGGTATCAacttatttaagaaatttaaaatccaggggcacctggatggctaagtggttgagcgtctgccttcagctcaggttgtcatcccagggtcctgcgatcgagtcccacattgggttccctggtcagtggggaatctgcttctttctctctgcccttctcccttaTTCAtgctctatctaaaataaataagtaaaatctttttaaaaaattgaaatcctGTATTTAGTTTACAATAAACTGTAAATACATATAAGAATATTCTAGATTATTTgggcgacttttttttttttttttaagattgcatttattcaagagacacacagagacataagcagaggggagcccgatgcaggacttgacctgagccaaaggcagacgctcaaccactgagtcacccaggtgcccctccaagtGACAACCTTAAAACTAAATACAAAACACAGTTCAGGGTCAGCATTTAGACATCAAGTCACACTGACCAAGGTTCCACCTGAAATGTAATAACTTTTACGGACAATGTCTCACAAAGAAAGGTACTTGGATGGATTCTCTGGGACCACGGGaagttttttctttgaaaaaggcTTTGCACATTGCTCAAATTTGCAAATCACAGCACTAGCCCATCCTGCTGGAAAGTCACTGACTTCAGCTGGGCTTGTAGAGAAAGCTCCTGGCTAGCTAAGAACCTAGAATTTTCCAGGTCAGCCTCAATGTTCTgcgtttttcttattttcaataaaCGCAGTAGctaagttggtag
The Vulpes vulpes isolate BD-2025 chromosome 2, VulVul3, whole genome shotgun sequence genome window above contains:
- the PSMB3 gene encoding proteasome subunit beta type-3 isoform X1, translated to MSIMSYNGGAVMAMKGKDCVAIAADRRFGIQAQMVTTDFQKIFPMGDRLYIGLAGLATDVQTVAQRLKFRLNLYELKEGRQIKPYTLMSMVANLLYEKRFGPYYTEPVIAGLDPKTFKPFICSLDLIGCPMVTDDFVVSGTCSEQMYGMCESLWEPNMDPEHLFETISQAMLNAVDRDAVSGMGVIVHIIEKDKITTRTLKARMD
- the PSMB3 gene encoding proteasome subunit beta type-3 isoform X2, which translates into the protein MSIMSYNGGAVMAMKGKDCVAIAADRRFGIQAQMVTTDFQKIFPMGDRLYIGLAGLATDVQTVAQRLKFRLNLYELKEGRQIKPYTLMSMVANLLYEKRFGPYYTEPVIAGLDPKTFKPFICSLDLIGCPMVTDDFVVSGTCSEQMYGMCESLWEPNMDPEHLFETISQAMLNAVDRDAVSGMGVIVHIINSGAVTRILVG